The sequence below is a genomic window from Uranotaenia lowii strain MFRU-FL chromosome 2, ASM2978415v1, whole genome shotgun sequence.
TGTcttaacttataaaattttagaagagattaaatatttttgcatgggACATTCTGAAGATCGAACTAATGATTTTGGCAACCATGATTTGCGCATACACTTATACCTCGAAACACGGCATAGATACGTTTTAAAAACATGGTCGTTTAGCAAAATGTCTTCGTAAAATGAATCATTATTTCTGTACAAATTCTTGTAAgagtgaatttgaaaaaagctacacgttgttttttgaataacttttgaatgcatagatgaaaattgatgacatTTTCAGCAAAGTTACAAGGCAATATAATGTTACCATGTGCAAAtatttgtgatgttctgtcaatAATAACTTGATAGCGTTCGATGAAGAAATTTTCCGATTTTGATTTTTGGGCATCAgctgcgccatctataatgcatactctgccgtgatatgacgaagtgacgtatatccatttttctcgattttgactttttgacgctATTGTGTGCGTTTTCCTATGAGCAATCAAATGCTTTCAACAAATctagaaaatatcaaacagtttttgagaaaatcgataaaaacgaATCGCCAAAAGTGCAATTTATACGCCGAAATGACGTATATCCGTGCGTTTTGAAAGTGATAtagaacaatttcaataacCCGTATAATTTACAGGCGACATtcctcagattaaaaaaaaaccttattttaacATGACAATCggtttagaataaaataaaaaagccaccccccccccctccccctttcctcAGAATAAAGGGTTCTCAAACAAAGAAGTTGTCGAGCCTTTTTGAtagataaaatttgaatgcaaaCGTCGACAtctacattaatttaaaaaaaaaatcgagaaattatTTAACATATGTAGaacaaaactaatttttcattaattttgcgTTGTTTTTGTTACAAGGAAATTTGTTTGTGTGGTCATTTGTTTGTggtaattttgtttgttaatcaacaatgtagttttttttttaaagctgtgcACTCGAATTTTATTAACAAGAAGAATTCTGGTTTCAAAAATGAgataatgtttcaaaaattcaaatatttatttagtaagaaaatcataaaaaaaacaatagttatAAATTAGAATTCTTccagaaactttttttcttcgagcttttcccaaaaatctttcTTATTATCTGGCATTAGTGGACAAAAATCGTTCGGGCAATTGAAGCttgtttttttgtatgttttggtTCACTTGCAGCTGGTGAGagtgaaaatatatttatattacATGTAGTGTGTGAACATTTTCACatagatttcgtttttttgttcAAGGAATTATCGCTTAAATAGACAACAGATGAACCAGGCCATTTCTgattacgtttgctgttttctgaagcacgattttcaaaataactcaaatttttgaatttagtcgatattataacaaatttagccgagtgtcctccttcggcacaaaaacaacatatttaactttttatcactccacctccgtttttgcgtaatggaaCGATTCCAGAACCAacttaaacagagtataaactttgtgggacctattgacgagctttgcagagaaaacggcCGCATTTGGATGcagttttctttgtatttttagccattcatcctgtcaatcgttatgaaagaatgagtaatttgcagtttccgcAGATGATTTGCCTCCCCAAGTACTagacataagtttttttttcaattttttattcttgtttatctccggaaaatagaggcgagacttgtcaacgaaaagtttctggttggaaacctgccaggtgaccgctaaaaGGTtcattttgctgtccattacgatttttttcaaaatttctctccacaagcagtccaaatttTCTGCGCACGATtttaccaccgtattttgtttattttgccagTGGGCAGCTTTGCtgccttgtagaaatgaagtcaagcCTATGAATAAATCAGCTAGACAACCAGTctgatgaaaaaatcactttttttaataCTTCCTTTTTTATactttcggattgagcttgaaaaaacctctcacattcctctcacGTCATAGAATCAATATGCttcctttttattcaaattttagctcactattgggTCTGCTTGGACCTCTTTAACAATTTACCATTAGAACTTTGGTCAAATTCTTGATTTCTAGCTGTTTTTGGGTTTCCCACTGGGAcctttctcgatcctgcccaaaaaaatttgtcaatttgctcCTATATTGGAcggatgctatctcaaaaaccacttgacagattgtcacctaATTTTGTAGACGTACATTACATTattaggtagcttcactgaaagttttataaatttctatCCATGCTTTCAGGTTATTAacgaaacaaagtgttgcaacttcaaacttttaaacaaaaaaacaatttgaagacACATACGAAATGTTGTAAAAGAGATTACTTCAATCTTTTTTTCGTTGATAAGTGATAAGTAAGGAAAATCttggtttataaaaaaaatctacttctttaaaaatttaacttttctatCTGTTATGTACAATAGTATTTACTAGAGAATAACcataaaacataataaaaactgattttggctcCTGTAAACCCAGTGTTTGAGCCTTTTGAAATCAatacattgtaaaaaaaaaagttacgtaCTTTTTGCCTTCTTGTCAACTTCTGCAGGTCTCCGTAACAACTAAAAGCTGAGAAGCTTTCTCGATCAAATTTGAGCACAACTATTGAACTCTAAACCTTTTTCAAAGACcaaattcattcaatcaaaagaatttcttaaaccaatttaaaaaatatatacaaacaAATTAATTGATTGAGCTTTCACTGTAAAAGTTGGATTGATAGATTTATTGTATGAAATGTAGTTTTATTTCTGATTGTGCACGGcactatgtaaattttgttagtttGGCGTGTAGTGTAAGCGTATTGAAGTTCTTCGATAACATCCAGTCTATAAACTAGTTTGCGAGACTAAAGTCGCGTTATCGGAGAAGTTCTGTCTCTGGCATGTTAGCaacagatccctgcaacgttacacgatttgtctatgtatcgtgtgacaaacatcttttaaatatgtgctcgtgaatctcgttttcaagctttttttcctcagatttaagctttttttgccttgagagcataggagatgaaagctcaaatctgaagaaaaaagcttaaatctgtcaaaaaaggggaaatctgagggaaaatttgagagatgtgctccatacggtttgtataGCATTGCCGGGAAGTGATTAGCAAAGCGGTAAAAATGCCAACAAAAAAGGAGTCACCACACATTTAACTGTTGAAGATTCGAAGAAAGATTTGCCGAAGACCATAAAcctcacttacttacttacttaatgttcccgcgccgatcctccggtgcatatgGCCGTGgaaaaagacctccactgttgacgatccggagtcagcgtcttcacttggtcccagtcaagattctcgtcgatagttcggatttcggcggctaggcttcgcggCCACAAGTTTCTGGGTTTTCCTCTTCTTCGATgttcttctggattccattcaagcgcctctctgcaattctgttctcatctcttcgcagcgtgtgcccaatccatctccacttgcgttcccgaatctcgatttctagcgccctttgatgacaccggcgatgtagttcttcatttgagatccagttgccaggccaccaatacggatttgacgtttgagttgaagattcggatttgcGTTAGCAGagagatgtttcggagactcgaaAACGAAAATCGGGCTtgtctgatccgggtttcgatgtcttttctggtaccaccatcaggcgttatccggctatcaagatactggaagcactccactttctcaacttgttgcccagctaccatgaaactggagggatttgctgtgttgatcatcattgacttggtctttccgacattgactttgagacctgatgccttgaaactttttttgagGTAGTTATAAACCTCATCAAGGAATAAATTAAAAGATATGATGATTTCCAAATTCAGTAAAATCAGACACTCCCAAAtcaaatctatttaaaatatgaccttaattatttttttcacgtTGATTTCAAATGAAACTGAATAACACAAGAATTCAAACGAAGTGTTTGTGCTGTAATGGTAGCTTTTTGGCCGTTATTGCGCAACACATCAGGCCATATATAAAATACGTGCCATAATTGATTATGGCCGTTCTAGCGAGAGGCTGTATATCGAGGTATGAGTGAATTCACTCTCCTCCTATAATGAACAAAATACGCAATACCTTATCGTTAGGATAAGGCTTTTGACGCTAGACATTTAAATACCTACTAACAGTGTTATTCATACATCATCCATTTATTCGTttaatttccaattttgaaaGGCTGTGAATGAATATAATCTATCCGAAAAAACACCGCTTCATTGTTAAagacttgagttttttttttgttcctgatACAAATTCAAAAGGACAACATCCTGTCATCCTCCCAATAATCTTAAATTTCGGTGTAATGACACTTAAGACGGGAACACGGGATTTTTTGTTGTACGTTTTTGCCCGCCAACGACGGACAAACGGATCAATCATCTCATCCGATGGAGAATTAACGAAAGAAATCGATCGACCTGTCCGCATCGTCGAGTGATGTAGGATTTCCGTAGATGAGCGCATGgagattgtgttgaaaatctcAAATTGCTTTCTAGCCGAACCATGAAATAATCCCTCAAAGCCCCCGAGATGGCTTCCTTTGAAGTCGGTGTGGAAGGAAGTAAAAATTCCCTTGAAACACTACTTCAACATTCACTCTCGCTCGACTCGACAAACACGAGTTCTTGCCAGCTAGAAGGAAAAATGAGCTTTGATTAAACAAACCGAGACCGAGAATCCCTTTGtgcccttttttttattcgatctCTCAATGGTGCTGAGGCGATTCTCCTACTGGACTGGACAAGTGTACCGAGACCTGTGCCGTCCCTTTGTACCAACTTCTACTAGACGGAGGCAAAACAGGTCTATCAGAGCAGTcctacagagaaaaaaaaccaaagcaaATCAACCGACCCGATATTGCTTCCTTGCTTACTTTAGTTTACTCATAAGTCTCTATAGACATGGCTAGTTGTAGAGTATCAGTTCAGCACAGTTTTCGTTATCTGATAGGCGAGACGAGTAAACGTTTTTACACCTCCACTCCACTCGATGCTGAATGTTGAATGAGCGTTGTGGGTGGAAGGAGGTAGGAGGTGAACTTGTAGGGCTTGTGTTGAGACAAAGCTGACTCGGGACTGAATTACACCTTTGCCTCACCAAACGAACCATAGATGGTCAACAACGTTCTGAAGTTGGGATATTTCCTAGATGTCTGTTGTGGGAGAGATGGATATTttccataaacatttttttttctctgattaAAGCAAATCATTTATGACAGTGGTTACGGGAGCTACTTTAATTGGAACACTAGACTTCATTTAAGGAATTGAAGTTATTCAATTTTACATGATGGTTATTCTATTTTACTTCGATTTTATTTAGATAGTTTTCATAATATACAAACCGTagagtttttattattttgtaagGTAGTGTTTTGTTAAAGGAAACGTTTCATCTTGTCTCATCATTTGAGGTTATAGACACGTGTTTTATCAAGCGGACTATTTTTTGCGGAATTCGGTTATAATTTGGACGTTTAAATTAACAGTTTTGTTACAAGTGGCTGCCTAAATTGTGTTTCTACACGTGTGCAGTGAAATTTTCGCGTTTTCGGTTATCTAAACTAcagtttttgaacattttggttTGGATTCGATTGTTTATATTCAGCTGTGAAGAGGTTATACTACCGTTGGGTGATTTGGCATTTCCAGGCTGATGCCTGGGCCCAACCCTGCCCCTCCTGATGGAGTTGGGCAAAAAGCGTTTCCTGGTTTCATGCGAACGGCTCATGATGATGGATTTACGAGAGTGTTGCTTATGAGAGGTAAAACGGTTTCATCTGAAAGTGACGAGAATGGTACTAAAGTCCTACCATTGCCCGCTAACCCTTTCCTGATCAGTTTGTCAGTGGAAAGGTTTGTGGGACGAGAAAATATCAAGCATATTTCGGCATCCAGAGAAGCAAGAGGATCTAGATATGTCATTCGCACCCGGTCTGAGATTTTGTACAAGAAGTTGCTcgacatgaaatttttgtcagatGGTAGTCAAGTAGAAGTTATTTCTCACCCATCGCTTAATGTCGTACAAGGTGTAGTGTATGAGCCGGATACAATTGAATTTAAAGAAGAAGATTTGCTCCAATTGCTCCAACCACAAGGCATTACCAACGTCCGTAGGATAAAGAAACGTGTGGGTAAGGTGCTTAAAAACACTCCTCTGTTAGTCCTCAATATCACCGGTACAGTTCTCCCGACTCATGTATTTTTTGGCCTGTTGCGAGTTGGTGTTAGACAGTATTATCCCACACCGATGATCTGCCGAGTATGTGCGCAATACGGACACATTGGTAAAAATTGCCCGAACTCAGAGAAACCAATTTGTTTAAACTGCTCTGCTAACTTCCACACGACGGAAGACGAGACGTGTGCGAAAGCTGCCTTTTGCTTGCATTGCAAAGCTGGCCATTCGCCGATGTCAAAGGTTTGTCCTAAATATCAAGAAGAAGACGAAGTCATACATTTGCGAATCGATAAAGGTCTTTCCTTTGCTGAAGCGCGCAAAGCACTGGCCGATTCCAAGAGAACTACTACATACGCTCAGGAATTGCAAAACAATCTGATGGAACAAAAAGATAAACAGATTGCAGAACTACAACGACAGTTGAATGATATGCGTGCTCAGATGAAAGCCCTCTGCTCCTCTACGGGGACCGTTATCACAAGACAGCGATCTCGATCTCGAAAACCTTCACCAATGCTCTCTAAGCAACACGAAAAAATGCCTGTTACAAAGACCACCGATATTCGGGAGatggattttgaaaatggtagaagCAAACGACAAATCACCACCAAGTACTCTTGTGAAGGAAACTCCAAAAAAGCATCTTACTCCCAAGCTAATAAAAATGATTCGAATAATGAGCAAATTGACGTCAGCGAAACTGAGCATGAATCCGATAACGATCAGTTTTTTCGCCCACGTAAcgggaaaattacaaaaaactacCACTCGACAACACGATGAAGACTTTGGCAACGAATCTGGAAACCCGACAAAAATCAGATTGGAAGGAAATTACGAACACGGAATCCGGACTTTACCTGCTAACCAAATGGACTATGATACGGAACGGATAGGAATCGACTTTGGACTAGAGACTTCATTATCTCAAACACATTCAGCTTTACGGTTGGCTGAAACGACTTGCAACGATTTTTCCAGTATGGAACCGATCTTTGAACGGAAAGATCTCTCCTCGGTGAgtagatttgaaatatttttccatcCAGACACACATCCTGCTGCCTTGCACTTTCCAGATTTCCTGAATGAGTCCCGAATTGACTATGAGACGGATCGGATTGGAAATGCAACTAGACCAGTGACTTCACTATTTCTAACACAAATAGCGACAGAAATGGCTTCAAACGAACTTCCCAAAATGGAATCGATCTTTGAACGAAAAGATCTCTCCTCGGTGAGTAGATTCGAAACGTTTTCCCATCCAGACACACATCCTGCTCCCTCGTACCTTACAGACCTCCCGGATGAATCTCAAATGGAATTTGAGATGGAAAGGATCACTCTATCAGTGACTTCAGTATCTCCAACACAATTAGCTTTGGTGTCGACAGAAACAACTTCCAACGATTTTTCCAGGATGGAATCGATCTTTGAACGAAAAGATCTCTCCCCGGTGAGTAGATCTGAAACTTTTTCCTATCCAGACACACATTCTGCTGCCTTGCACCTTGCAGACGTCCCGAATGAGATGATTTCTACGATTCCTGATGAAGAACGCAGCAACAGCGAAATGGGTAGAGGAACGCCATCTGAAAGGGGTAACCATGCCTTGGAAGTGGGTTCAGCTCGCAGTAGACTTTTTATGATCCAATGGAACATAAGAGGTTTCTGGGCAAATGCAGCAGAATTCCAGAACAAAATTAAAGACGACCTACCTTTTGTACTGTGTCTTCAGGAAACGTTGACGGAGACCTACAGCAAGTTTTTGATCGATAGGTATGTAGTATATAATTCCTCATTTCAACCCAACACCCGTAGGGGCCCTGCCGTTCTTGCAATCCTGCGCGAATTTCCGCATGAAGTGATTGATGTTGATACACAAATCCCTGCAGTTGctgtgcaacttttttttcccttcAAAGTAACGGTTGTTTCGGTATACAATTCACTCAAATCTCCAAATCTCACGTTTGATAACCTTTGTAAACTTACTGATGTTCTACCAAAGCCAATTTTGATAGCTGGTGATTTTAACGGCCGCCACTTTACTTGGGATAGCACCCGAACAAATCGAATGGGTGGGAAGATAGCAGCTTGGGCTGCCGAAAATGGTCTTGCTCCTCTGAATGATGGTTCATACACTCGAATTGATAGCAGAGGTTTTGAAGCATCTGCCCTTGATGTTTCATTCGTGTCTTCGAATATTGCACATAAGTTCACCTGGAAAACTGTTCCAGATCCTGTTAACAGTGATCATTTACCTATCGAAGTTCGTTTGAATGGCTCTCCTCCAAATATTCCAAAGATTCAGAAATGGCGTATGAAAGAAGCAAATTGGGAAGTTTTTGAAACCAACATTGATCAATTAATGactaaaaattcttctgtttcggtggaaaatattacaaatattatAATCTCTGCTGCAGCGAAATCAATTCCGAGATCTAGTGGCAATACATCCTCCAGATATAGTTACTGGTGGACTGAAAACGTGGGTGAAGCAATTCAAGCTCGAAAgaaagcattaaaaaatttaaaaaaatcttatttaaaccCCTCTGAACGCGAAGAAgcttattcaaattttcgaaagttaAGATTGGAAGCGCGGCAAGCAGtagaaaaagccaaaaaagattCTTGGATAAACTTTGCAACTAGTTTCCATCCATCGACAAATGTTACAACAATGTGGCACCGTTTTTCCCAGTTAACAGGTAAAAAAGCCACTAGAATTATGagaatgaatattgaaaatgtatACGTCGAAGATCAAACCATCATTGCTGAAAAGTTTTCTGAGATTTTTGAAACCAACTCTTCTACAGATGGGTTTCCTGAGTGTTTTAAAGAGtttctcaaagaaaatatatttgatgatGTTAATATAACTGTTGAAGAAAACCCGGAAATGGATAAGGAATTTTCCATTCATGAACTGTTTTGCGCCATAGAAAGTGGAAAAGGAAAGTCCGCCGGACCAGATGACGTAACTTAtgaaatgataagacgattacCTTTCTCAGCTaagcaatttcttttgaaagtttATAACGAACTTTGGAACCAAGGAAAATACCCTAACAATTGGAGGGAAAGTATTGTTGTACCTATCCACAAACCCGGTGAACCGACTGGTAAACTCGAAAGTTATCGCCCAGTATCATTGACTTCATGTATTGGCAAAGTTTATGAAAGAATGATCAATCGTCGTCTGCAAGAGCATTTAGAAACACATAATTTATTACACGAACATCAGTATGCATTCCGCAAAGGACGAGGTACTACCAACTATTTTTCTGATTTACGAGATATTTTGGATAAGCACCATGACTCTGGATTACACACCGAGCTTATTGCTTTAGATTTATCTAAGGCATATGACCGTACATGGCGACCGGCAATTTTAAAAGAGCTATCTAAAGCTGAAATAGGATGTAAAATGTACAAAGTCATAGAAGAGTTTTTATCTGATAGAAGATTTAAAGTGCGAGTAGGTGGATGTTTATCGGATGATAAATGTCAGGAAAATGGAGTACCTCAAGGTGCCGTTTTGTCTGTAACCTTATTCTTACTAGCGGTTAACCCAGTATTGAAAATGAAACTACCGTTCGGAAAACTGATGGTTTATGCTGACGACTTGTTACTGATTATTGGCTCCAAGTACACTCGGTGCGGTTTACGTCAGGCTCAGCAAAGTCTTAATGCTATAGAAAGCTGGACCAACAGTGTGGGATTTTCCATCAacccaaaaaaaagtcaattaatGCATATTtgcaaagaaagaaaaacccaTAATTTTTCTAAAGGTATTAAACCAATGTTAAGTGATGTTCCTCTGAAAAGAGTTCGTTCTATGAGAATATTGGGTGCCTATTTGAACAGAAGAGACAACGCTAAAAGACACATAAAAGAAATCAGAGCATCTTGTCTAGTAAGAGAACGATTTTTATCTGCTTTGACATTTCATGGTGATAGGAAAAGCTTGGAGCAGATTGGAATGGCAACTATAATATCGAAATTATTGTATGCGGCTGAACTTTTTAATCCGTTGGAATTACAACAGTTAGATGTGTCATATCACAGTTTTCTAAGAATAAGCTCGGGAGCTTTTAGAACATCTCCCTGTTCATCTCTAGTGGTTGAAAGTGGACGGAAAGATTTTAAAAGCTTACTTTGTTATGTTCTTGTGAGGAGGGCAGTCAGAGTACTCGAAAAGTCTAAAAAATCGATGAGCTGCTTATGGAATAATGCAAATAAGACTTTCTATGATATAACCAGCGAAATGTTGCCaaggcttcaaaaaattttatacgTAGGTGGTAGGAAATGGAATGATCCTATACCATCGATTGATTGGGACATGAAAATATCATGCAGAGCCGGAGACAATAAGCAAAAAGTTGTGACTACTTTCCGAGATATCCTTTGGAATAAATACAAAGATCAAGCTAAGTTCTACACTGATGGATCTGTGGCCAATGGTCATGTAGGAGTTGGAATATTTGGCCCTAGAATAAAAATCTCCCAGCAACTTCCCTCAATAATGTCCATATTTTCTGCCGAAGCTGTCGCACTCGAAATGGTCGCAAGAAGGGTCAATAGAAAAGCTGTATGTTTCACAGACTCTGCAAGCGTTTTAGTTGCTCTTGAGAACGGTTCATCACACCCAATcgtacaaaatattgaatccTTGATGAGGAAAAAAGATCTGGTTTTAGTATGGATTCCTAGCCATTGTGGCATACCAGGAAACGAAACTGCAGATAATTTGGCCGGTTTGGGTAGAACGGGTGAGATGAGTAATGTGTGTATACCAGGGCAGGACATAATTCGTTGGGTTGAAAGTTCACTGAGGAAAGCCCAGCAAGAAAGTTGGAATTTGCTTACTACTAACAAACTGAGGATAGTCAAACCTGTTATAGAGCGTATAAATTATGCATTTTGTAGTCGTAATGAGCAAAGAGCTCTTACTAGAATCTTGATAGGACACTCTAGGTTGACGCAtcaacatttgatgaaaaaagaagaCCCACCAATATGTGATACTTGTCAGGTACAAATCACTATTaatcatattttgtttgaatgtGAGGTTTACTCAGAGAGTAGGATAAAATATAAGATAAGCCAGGAGAATTTCATGTATGGTGATGTGAGTAGGACAAAAttactaattgattttttaaatgaaaccaaactcattgaaaaattgtaatcatAGTGTAAAATAACAATTAGTTTTAAGAAGGGTGAAAACTTATGTTACATACCCTCgttaaataaatgtacaaaaaaaaaaaaaaaggaaacgttTTGACAAACATATTGGAAAGAACCCTCAATATCTCCCGTATCACTGTGCAATTTGAggtgcataaaaaaattatttaatgaaTGACTCTTTTCTTTTTGGAAGTAAGACTTTTAATGCAACACATTATTTCGCTACAGTAGGAATGAGAtgcatcaaaacattttttggtaattatttattaaaaataactaaaattgttttgggtatgttgtaaatatttaattttgaatagaaGCCCTCCCTTTTATAGTGGGAAAGTATTCTATTCAAGCAATAAACCAGTATCAGACCAGTAAATTTCAAGATAATCGCTTTTATATCAtgatatttttgtctttttttaagtttgagaaGTTGTAGATTAACTTGatgcaaattttttgaacatttttaggATTGTGtggtttcattgatttttttattggacactcccgttaaaaaaattgtattcattTTCGATGCAAGAATAACTCAGCGTTTAAACTAAATATGGTGGCAATCTTTTCAAAACTGTAGCAATTATGTCATATTGAACTTCGATAATGTAAAGGAGGatgcatttttttaagattttccagCGCATTCAGCAATCGTGATATTATCTGCCGAAAAAACttcggttttcaaattttcacgtCAATCTGACCAGTTAATATGTGATGGAGTTACAAAAAAACGTTTCcaatttatttatcaaattataaacatatttatttcaatCGTTGGAGTATTATATTCACTTCAAAATGCCATATTTTAAAAGCAACAGTGAACTCtcattttttaaagaagaagTTCCAATGtctgttatgggtataattgattccTAGAGCaggaaatcacagaaaaatctgtagttccacagaattttgagcaaattttcatcacagaatctgtgtcacagaacacagaattataaaatactagctgattttacccggccttgctcgggttcacgtaaaatataaatcaaaatgagtcgtttgactttttgaaatcttgaaagctttttgtttatcatgataacaaattggaccatgtttggccatgtgaagtttgtaagttttgttggtcttcttaaagttttaattggtttatcgttttcatattgtTGAGTGactaaaagttttaaggtttagtaatagaaatttgaaattatttctcttgaatgcttatccattctatcacgaaaaacatttcaatctaaggttggtaggttgcccggatttatcc
It includes:
- the LOC129743312 gene encoding uncharacterized protein LOC129743312; this translates as MICRVCAQYGHIGKNCPNSEKPICLNCSANFHTTEDETCAKAAFCLHCKAGHSPMSKVCPKYQEEDEVIHLRIDKGLSFAEARKALADSKRTTTYAQELQNNLMEQKDKQIAELQRQLNDMRAQMKALCSSTGTVITRQRSRSRKPSPMLSKQHEKMPVTKTTDIREMDFENGRSKRQITTKYSCEGNSKKASYSQANKNDSNNEQIDVSETEHESDNDQFFRPRNGKITKNYHSTTR